GACATTCTACGCCCTCTCGGATGTGCGGCGTGCGTGCGCGGATTTGCTTGGAAAAAAGTCGAGGCGAAAAAAGAAGAAATAGGAGCCGGAGCAACAGCGCGCGCAACCCGTTGCTTGCAACGCCACAAGACCGCGGACGAAGTGTCCGCGGTTTTCTCTTTGCTCCGCGCGGCTAGTGCGGTACGATGGAGTCCTATGATCATCCTCTCCGGCATCCCCTCCTTCGCGAGGCGCTACCCTCCTTCGCTCGGAAGCTTCGGAAGGGCAGGGCGCAGGGCAGGCAACCTTCGCAACTGCGAACTCGTATGACGATTATTTCGGGTATACAACCCTCTGGACGATTGCATGTTGGCAACGCGCTCGGTGCGGTGCGGCATTGGTTGGGGTTGCAGGGGGACGGCACCAACCGGTGCTTCTTCTTCATTGCGGATTGGCACTCGCTGACGGAGGAATACGATCCGGCGCAGAAGGTCGCGCAGGTGCGGGAGCTTGGGGCGGAGCTGTTGGCGTTGGGGATTGATCCGGAACGCGCGGCGCTCTTTCGGCAGTCCGATGTGCCGGAGCACTTGGAGCTGGCGTGGTACTTCAACTGCGTGACGCCGATGGCGGAGCTCCAGCGGATGACGCAGTTCAAGGATAAGGTGGGGCACGGCGAGTCGCCCAATGTGGGGCTCTTCTCCTATCCGGTGCTCATGGCGGCGGACATCCTCGCGTACAGCCAAGACCGCGACACGCAGGGCGTCGGCGTTCCCGTGGGCGATGACCAGAAGCAGCACATCGAGTTTACAAACCACATCGGGCGGTGGTTCAACAATCGGTACGGCGAGACGTTTCCGGAAGTGCAGGGACTCCACACGGAGACCGCGCGCATCATGTCGCTCAAGGACCCGTCGCGGAAGATGTCGAAGTCCGCGGGTGCGGCGCACTGCTTGTTTTTGGATGATGAGCCGGAGGTCGTCATGAAGAAGCTCAAGAGCGCGGTGACGGAGACCACCCCCTCCAGCTCCCCCTCTGGAAGAGGGGGAGGGCAAAGTGCGGGGGTGCAGACGTTGTTTGCGATTCTCGAAGCGTACGCGCCGCATGAGGTCGTTGCGCGCTTCCGAGAGCAACTTGCGGATGGCTCGATCCGGTACAGCGAGCTGAAATCTGCGGTCGCTGAGCACTTCATTGAGGCGCACGCGGACTTCCGCAGGCGCAAGGCCGAGCTCATGGCACACCCGGAACAAATTGATGCCGCGCTCACGCACGGCGCCGAGCGCGCGCGCGCCGTCGCGCAGACGACGCTCCGCACGATACGTCAGCGCGTTGGCATTGCGTGAACGCGCTTTCCGAAGCACGATGAAGCCCCCGCACCGTAGGTGCGGGGGCTTGGTACTTCAGTGGGCCACGAGTTGTGGCGTTGGCAACTTCTTGGCCTGCTTTTCGTCGGGGATACGGAGGCGATCTGCGGCTTGCTCGAGGGCGGTGATGTCGTCCGCATCCAGCGTGGACGCTGCGAGTGCGGGCTGGAACTCTGCCTCTCTGAGACACTGCGTGAATGCGGTACGAAGCTCGGCGACGCGATGACAGAACTGCTCTACTTCCGCGTCCAACACGCTGTCGGCATCGGCGATCGCCGCATCGGCATGGGAGAGATCTTCACGCACGGCGAGCACGTACGCGCGCTGCGCCATGGGTTGCACGAACCGATCCGTGAGCTGCTCCACCTCGGCGAACTGCGTGTGTGCCGCCGTGAGGTACGCGCTCATCTTGGCGATGGACGCATCCAACGCATCGCGTCGCGTATGGAGATCAACCACTGCCCGAGCGACCACGACGGGTACTGGACGACCGGCGGCGCGCTCCTCCTCTACCATCTGCTCGCCCTGCACGATGCGCGCCGTCACACGATCGCGGTGCACGGTGAGCCGTGACCGCGCCACGACACACGGACTGTCCTCGCCGCAGTAGCGTTGCCGCTCCTGCGCGATGACCTGCCGTAGGTAGCGCGGGACGAGCGCATCGAGCGCCTCTGACATATCCGTGTGCTCCGCGACAACCAACGGAACATCCGCCATGCGGTGCCAATGGAACACCCGCCGAAAAATGCACCCGACCATGCGGAACGGGAACGTGAATCCGCCAGTAAACGCACTGTACAGCCACCCCGCTACGCAGGCGACAAAGAGAACATTGTCCGTCGTCGTGAGCGGTGGAGATACGGCCCACATGGACGCGATTGTGGCTCCCGCGCCCCAACCGATCAGCATCCCAACGCTATCGTTGAAGAGCTCCGATCGCTCCAGCTCGCTGAGTCGCCCAACGGTGCATCCCGCATCGCTGCATGCCACCTTCCGCTGCGCCAACCACCGCTTGATGGCGCGGAACGGATGGGTCACCGTGCGGTGCCAGGGGTACTCGATGGTAGTCATGCCGGCGATGATCGTCGCGAAGAAGGCATTCGCAACCGATAGAACGATCGCGCAACTCATTGTCTCACGGCTAACCCGCATGATAGTCCTGATGGAACCGATCCACGTTATGACGGTGAGTACGCATCCGAGAACAAACAGTCCCGGGAATTTCGTGAGGCCACACAGAGATGCAACAACGAGACCCCACGAAAAGAACGAGTTGGCATACGCCCAGCGGTCGTCGCCGTTCATCGCACGAATTTCGTTTCGCAATACCGCACATTCCGTACATGCCTGCGTGGACGCAGTCGGTGCTTCCGCTGCGTTGCCCGCCGCCTCGTGCTGCATGGCGCGTGCCGCGGCAACGATCTGCGCGAAGCTCATCGGCGTGGCGAGGATGTCGCCGTCCACACGCTGCACTGCCCCGCGCTTCCGACGCAACAGGAAACGCACGTTCCTCGCGAACCGTACGAGGGGATTGACCATGAGACCTCTCTTTCTTTGTGAATGTGCCTCCATCAATGACACCGGCACGATACCACGTTTCCGGCATCGTGTCAAGCATGTGCCGCTTCACTCCTCATCGGGCAGTGCCTGGCCGCAGAGCGGACAGGGGTGGGTGTGCTTGCCGCGTCGGCGTTGCTCCGCAACCGTTGCAAACCAGAGCTGGCGGAAGTGTCG
The bacterium DNA segment above includes these coding regions:
- the trpS gene encoding tryptophan--tRNA ligase, with protein sequence MTIISGIQPSGRLHVGNALGAVRHWLGLQGDGTNRCFFFIADWHSLTEEYDPAQKVAQVRELGAELLALGIDPERAALFRQSDVPEHLELAWYFNCVTPMAELQRMTQFKDKVGHGESPNVGLFSYPVLMAADILAYSQDRDTQGVGVPVGDDQKQHIEFTNHIGRWFNNRYGETFPEVQGLHTETARIMSLKDPSRKMSKSAGAAHCLFLDDEPEVVMKKLKSAVTETTPSSSPSGRGGGQSAGVQTLFAILEAYAPHEVVARFREQLADGSIRYSELKSAVAEHFIEAHADFRRRKAELMAHPEQIDAALTHGAERARAVAQTTLRTIRQRVGIA